The Curtobacterium poinsettiae DNA segment CCGGCTGGCTTCACCTGCACGTCGATTCCGGTGCCGAGCAGGTCGGTCGGGTCGGTCAGGTTGATGGACCCCGAGCCGCCCGGGAACAGGATCGGGAAGATGACGTCGAACGCTTCCTTCGTGTCGTTGAACGCGGACTCGAAGATCGTCTGCATCTTCGTGTCGAGCTCGTCGATGATCGTCAGCAGGTCCGTCCGGGTCTTCTGCAGGTCCTCGAGCTGCTCGGCGAGGAACGCGTGCCGCTGCTCGAGCGCCTGGAACTCCTCGAGCGCGAGCGGGTTCACCTTGCCGAGCTGTCCGAGGTCGCGCTCCGCGGCCTTGAGCCGGCGCTCCTGTTCGGCACGGACGTAGGGCACGGTCTCGACGTCGGCGGGGTCGATCTCGTCGGTCGTGTCGAACTCGGGCAGGGCCGGGCCGCCGGGCAGGGTGGACTCCGCGTCGACGAGGGCCACGTCGTCGGTGTCGGGACCTGCTTCTGCCGCAGCTTCCTCCGGCTCGGTCACGCCCGCGGCCTCGGCGGCGGCGGCCGCCGCCGCACGCTCCGCCTCACGGTGCTTCCGCGCACGCACCCGCGGGTCAACGAGCACGTCGACCGGCACCGGCACGTGCGGCCCGTACTCGGCCACCAGCACGGCCTCGGACAGCCCGAGCTCGCTCTGCGCCCGGTCGAGGACGCCGGACACGTGCAGCTTCTTCTCGTAGATCTCCATCTCGAGCGAGTGCACGCCGTCGGTGATGGTCTGCAGGCGGTCCCGGAGCTCGCGCTCCTCGTTGCGGATCGTCTGCAGCTCGGTGTTGCGCTTCGACCGCTCGGCTTCCTCCGTCGCCAGCTGCACCCGGGCCTCGGCCAGCGAACGGTCGACCGCACCGAGCACCCCGGGCAGGTCGTCGAGGACGGCTTCGGCGGTCCGGATCTGACCACGGCGGATGACGGCGAGCCGCGCGGCTTCCTCGGCCGCGGCGCGCTCGGCCTCGAGTTGGCGGTCCAGCTGTTCGGCGCGGTTCCGTTCGGCCCGCACGCGCTCGCGCACGGTCTCGACCTGGATCCGCTGCTCGACCTCGGCGGCACGTGCGGCTTCGAGCGCGTCCTGCAGCGCGGGGCGCTCGGAGGCGTCGACCACGGGACGCTCCTGGTCGGTGAAGGCACGGTACGCCGACTCGGCCTCGGCCAGCACCGCCTCGGCGGTCTCGACGGCGCCGTCGGTCTCGGCCAGCGCGGCACGCAGCCGCTCGACCTCGGCCGCGGCGTTCTCGGCCTTCGCCCGCGTCGACGCGCTCGTGCGGTCGTACTCGGCCTTCGCCCGCGTGTACGCGCGGGATGCTGCGTCGGCCTCGTCCGCACGGCGGCGCGCGTCCTCGACGGCACGGCGTGCGGCCTGGAGGCCCGTGGCCGCGTCCTCGGCGTCGGTCGCGATCGTGTCGCGCCGGGTCACGGCGTCGTCGCGCTCCGCGACGAGCTCGATGCGCGAGGTCACGCGCTCCCCGCCGCCGGTGACGCGGACCGCACGGACGAGGTCACCGGAGCGGGTGACCACCGTGACGTGCGGGGCGGCCGTGAGCACGGCCTCCAGGTCGAGGTCGTCGGTCTCCGCGACCAGCGTGTCCCGCAGGATCGACGCGAGCGCCGGCGGTCCCTGCACCAGGTCGGTGGCACGGCGGACGCCGGCCGGCAGGGTCTCGGGCAGGGCCGCGGGGACGGACGCGGCGTCCGCGACGACGACGTCGATCCGGCCGAGGTCAGCGGCGCGGGCGTGGTCGACGGCGTCGAGCGCCGCACCGCGGTCGTCGGCGAGGACGGCGTCGGCGAGTCCCTCGAGCGCGGTGGCGATCGCGGCCTCGAACCCGGGCGACACCGTCAGGCTGTCGGCCAGGCGACCGACGATGCCCGCGCGACCGGCGTCGATCAGGGCCTGCGAACCGTCGCGGACCTCGATCGACATGCCGAGCGCGGTGACCCGGGCGTCGAGGGCGTCCCGCTCGCGTTCGAGGGCGTGGAGCCGGTCGCGCTGCTCGTCCCGCGTGGTCTGGGCCCGTTCGAGCTCGGCGCGCGCCTGCTCGAGTGTCTGCGCGAGCGCGGTCTCGTCGACCCCCTCGGACGGGTCGACACCGAGTTCGGCGAGGGCCGCCGCGGCACGCTCGGCACGCTCCCCCGCCTCGGCCAGAGCCCGCTCCCGCCGCTCGCGGTCGGCGACGGCGGAACCGCGCTTCGACCGGGCGACGTCGACGGCGCTGGTGAGCCGCTGCGCCTCGAGGTCGTGCTGCGAGACCAGGGCAGCCTGGGCGGCGATGCGTTCGTCCAGGGCGTCCAGCGCGGCGCGTGCGTCCTGCACCGCGCGGGCGGTCGTCGCCGAACCGCCCTGCATCTCGTCGGCGCGGGCGGCGAGGCGGTCGGCCTCGGCACGGACCCCGGCGACCTGCTCCTGGGTGACGGTCGGGCCCTGCTGTGGTGCCTCGGCCTGCTGCGCGAGGAACATCAGGCGCTGGTTCGCCAGGCTCGACAGGCCGCGGAGGCGCTCCTGCACGCTCTCGAGCCGGTGCACGACGGTGCGGGCGCGGTCGACGTCGTCGCCGACCATGCTCTGCT contains these protein-coding regions:
- a CDS encoding AAA family ATPase → MYLKSLTIKGFKSFAQPTTFAFEPGVTCIVGPNGSGKSNVVDALAWVMGEQGAKTLRGGKMEDVIFAGTSTRGPLGRAQVLLTIDNSDGLLPIEYSEVTIARTLFRNGGSEYAINGENCRLLDVQELLSDTGLGREMHVIVGQGQLDKVLHATPEDRRGFIEEAAGILKHRRRKEKTLRKLDAMQTNLTRLSDLAGEIRRQLKPLGRQAEVARKAQSVAAVFRDAKARILADDVVRLRRELHDHQEVEAGRKSERIVLTERLDQTRVRQQHVEQSMVGDDVDRARTVVHRLESVQERLRGLSSLANQRLMFLAQQAEAPQQGPTVTQEQVAGVRAEADRLAARADEMQGGSATTARAVQDARAALDALDERIAAQAALVSQHDLEAQRLTSAVDVARSKRGSAVADRERRERALAEAGERAERAAAALAELGVDPSEGVDETALAQTLEQARAELERAQTTRDEQRDRLHALERERDALDARVTALGMSIEVRDGSQALIDAGRAGIVGRLADSLTVSPGFEAAIATALEGLADAVLADDRGAALDAVDHARAADLGRIDVVVADAASVPAALPETLPAGVRRATDLVQGPPALASILRDTLVAETDDLDLEAVLTAAPHVTVVTRSGDLVRAVRVTGGGERVTSRIELVAERDDAVTRRDTIATDAEDAATGLQAARRAVEDARRRADEADAASRAYTRAKAEYDRTSASTRAKAENAAAEVERLRAALAETDGAVETAEAVLAEAESAYRAFTDQERPVVDASERPALQDALEAARAAEVEQRIQVETVRERVRAERNRAEQLDRQLEAERAAAEEAARLAVIRRGQIRTAEAVLDDLPGVLGAVDRSLAEARVQLATEEAERSKRNTELQTIRNEERELRDRLQTITDGVHSLEMEIYEKKLHVSGVLDRAQSELGLSEAVLVAEYGPHVPVPVDVLVDPRVRARKHREAERAAAAAAAEAAGVTEPEEAAAEAGPDTDDVALVDAESTLPGGPALPEFDTTDEIDPADVETVPYVRAEQERRLKAAERDLGQLGKVNPLALEEFQALEQRHAFLAEQLEDLQKTRTDLLTIIDELDTKMQTIFESAFNDTKEAFDVIFPILFPGGSGSINLTDPTDLLGTGIDVQVKPAGKKIDRLTLLSGGERSLAAVALLVAIFTARPSPFYIMDEVEAALDDANLGRLLTVFERLRESSQLIVITHQKRTMEIADALYGVSMRQDGVSAVVGQRVQKREPADAVA